One region of Esox lucius isolate fEsoLuc1 chromosome 17, fEsoLuc1.pri, whole genome shotgun sequence genomic DNA includes:
- the LOC105024790 gene encoding Krueppel-like factor 15, giving the protein MVDNLLVSSEDTFVHYCGSPLGYHLSDMVTDAGTYQVMPSPFSDDDLSESSSPRSCSSPDSQVLSSSYGSSSSAESSDSVLDFLLSQTSLEGAGPGAAIPMSLPTFLWDSQRDAPTHPQALKEERVDFPVWSLVDMEETSFQPTLEEIEEFLEENMEVVTSIKSEAREGVLGQDLGLEEILGLGVGLEVYRESSSPGPRPEHSGQSEAAENTTTSTDNRSSPSTPAPESIKGPQDLRPTSGSLPSRPGSSASGANGIGCGVPVILQMQIKQEPGTMTPPPQVVQHPPQPPPPDIKMAQLLVNIQGQTFALVPQLLPSASLNISSKFVRIAPVPIAAKPLGLGEVAVGGGQGQGLLVAGQKFQKNPMADLIKMHKCTFPGCTKMYTKSSHLKAHLRRHTGEKPFACTWPGCGWRFSRSDELSRHRRSHSGVKPYQCSVCEKKFARSDHLSKHIKVHRFPRSRTLRSAN; this is encoded by the exons ATGGTGGATAACCTCCTAGTGAGCAGTGAGGATACTTTTGTACATTACTGTGGCTCTCCTCTGGGATATCACCTGTCGGACATGGTTACGGACGCTGGGACCTACCAGGTGATGCCCTCTCCCTTCTCCGATGATGACCTGAGCGAGTCGTCCAGCCCTCGCTCCTGTTCCAGCCCGGATTCTCAAGTTCTTAGCTCCAGCTATGGCAGCAGCTCGAGCGCGGAGAGCTCGGACAGCGTCCTGGACTTCCTGCTGTCCCAGACCTCCCTAGAGGGAGCAGGGCCCGGGGCGGCCATCCCCATGTCCCTGCCCACCTTTCTTTGGGACTCACAGAGGGACGCCCCAACGCACCCACAGGCCTTGAAGGAGGAGCGTGTGGACTTCCCGGTTTGGTCCTTGGTGGATATGGAAGAAACCTCCTTTCAACCCACCTTGGAGGAGATAGAGGAGTTCCTGGAGGAGAACATGGAGGTGGTGACGTCCATTAAGTCGGAGGCCCGGGAGGGGGTGCTGGGGCAAGACTTGGGTCTGGAGGAGATCTTGGGACTGGGGGTGGGACTGGAGGTGTACAGGGAGTCCTCATCCCCAGGGCCGAGGCCTGAACACTCAGGCCAATCTGAGGCGGCGGAGAATACCACCACCAGCACCGATAACAGAAGCTCGCCGTCCACGCCGGCACCAGAGTCCATCAAAGGCCCGCAGGACCTCAGGCCCACGAGTGGATCATTACCCAGCAGGCCCGGCTCCTCAGCGAGTGGTGCGAACGGGATTGGCTGCGGGGTGCCGGTCATCCTGCAGATGCAGATCAAACAGGAGCCTGGTACCATGACTCCGCCTCCTCAGGTTGTCCAGCACCCCCCACAGCCGCCGCCACCGGACATTAAAATGGCCCAGTTGCTGGTCAACATCCAGGGGCAGACCTTTGCCCTGGTGCCCCAGCTGCTGCCCTCCGCCAGCCTCAACATCTCCTCCAAGTTTGTGCGCATTGCCCCGGTGCCCATTGCGGCCAAGCCACTGGGTCTCGGGGAGGTGGCGGTGGGGGGAGGGCAAGGCCAGGGGCTCCTGGTGGCGGGTCAGAAGTTCCAGAAGAACCCGATGGCGGACCTGATCAAAATGCACAAATGCACTTTTCCCGGCTGCACCAAGATGTACACCAAGAGCAGCCATTTGAAGGCCCACCTCCGAAGACACACCGGGGAGAAGCCCTTCGCCTGCACCTGGCCGGGCTGTGGATGGAG GTTCTCGCGGTCGGATGAGCTCTCGCGGCACCGGCGGTCTCACTCAGGGGTCAAGCCTTACCAgtgttctgtgtgtgagaaGAAATTTGCCCGCAGTGACCATCTGTCAAAACACATCAAAGTCCACCGCTTTCCGCGAAGCAGGACACTGCGCTCAGCAAACTGA